One stretch of Prunus persica cultivar Lovell chromosome G1, Prunus_persica_NCBIv2, whole genome shotgun sequence DNA includes these proteins:
- the LOC18793620 gene encoding uncharacterized protein LOC18793620, which translates to MGDSTTSSSKKTVNDRTLTGAGNFIKVLPTGTVFLFQFLNPVLTNNGHCAVLNKSLSAILIAISGFSCFFASFTDSYTGSDGKTHYGVATTKGLWPSTNSKSVDLSAYKLRFGDFVHAFFSLIVFAVVSLLDTNSVRCFYPGFESSEKVLLQALPAIIGAVAGAVFVVFPYSRHGIGYPSSISVSSQDSEKS; encoded by the coding sequence ATGGGGGATTCTACTACCTCTTCCTCCAAGAAAACTGTCAACGACAGAACATTAACAGGAGCAGGCAACTTCATCAAGGTCCTCCCGACCGGCACTGTCTTCTTGTTCCAGTTCCTCAACCCTGTCTTGACCAACAATGGCCACTGCGCCGTCCTCAACAAATCCCTAAGCGCCATTCTCATCGCCATTTCCGGCTTCTCTTGCTTTTTTGCATCCTTCACTGACAGTTACACTGGCAGTGATGGAAAAACCCACTATGGGGTTGCAACAACTAAGGGTCTTTGGCCCTCAACAAATTCCAAATCTGTGGACTTGTCTGCTTATAAGCTTAGGTTTGGGGACTTCGTGCATGCCTTCTTTTCCTTGATTGTGTTTGCAGTTGTATCACTTTTGGACACCAACAGTGTCAGGTGCTTCTATCCAGGGTTTGAGTCCAGTGAGAAGGTTTTGCTGCAGGCGTTGCCTGCTATCATCGGTGCAGTTGCCGGTGCTGTTTTCGTTGTGTTCCCTTATAGTCGCCATGGAATCGGATACCCCTCCTCAATTTCTGTTTCTTCACAAGACTCAGAGAAATCCTGA
- the LOC18793214 gene encoding uncharacterized protein LOC18793214 has protein sequence MGDSTTSKKTVNDRALTGAGNLVKVLPTGTVFLFQFLNPILTNNGQCAVLNKSLSAILIAISGLSCFFASFTDSYPGSDGKTHYGFATSTGIWPSKNSDSVDLPAYKLRPGDFAHAFLSLIVFAVVSLLDTNSVRCFYPGFESSEKVLLQALPLVIGAVANAVFVVFPCTRHGIGYPSSSSSDSSQDSEKS, from the coding sequence ATGGGAGATTCTACAACCAGCAAGAAAACTGTCAACGACAGAGCATTAACAGGAGCAGGCAACCTCGTCAAAGTCCTCCCGACCGGCACCGTCTTCTTGTTCCAGTTCCTCAACCCTATCTTGACCAACAATGGCCAGTGCGCCGTCCTCAACAAATCCCTAAGCGCCATTCTCATCGCCATTTCCGGCTTGTCTTGCTTTTTTGCTTCCTTCACTGACAGTTACCCTGGCAGTGATGGAAAAACCCACTATGGGTTTGCAACAAGTACGGGTATTTGGCCCTCAAAAAATTCCGACTCTGTGGACTTGCCTGCTTATAAGCTTAGGCCTGGGGACTTTGCGCATGCCTTCCTTTCCTTGATTGTGTTTGCCGTTGTATCACTTTTGGACACCAACAGTGTCAGGTGCTTCTATCCAGGGTTTGAGTCCAGTGAGAAGGTTTTGCTGCAGGCGTTACCTCTTGTCATCGGTGCAGTTGCTAATGCTGTTTTCGTTGTGTTCCCTTGTACTCGCCATGGAATTGGATACCCCTCCTCATCAAGTTCTGATTCTTCACAAGACTCAGAGAAATCCTGA
- the LOC18789944 gene encoding uncharacterized protein LOC18789944, with the protein MGGSTSTSSNTVSLLTTKKKTVKDKTFTAAGNLIKVLPTGTVFLFQFLNPVLSNTGHCATVNKFLSAILIAISGFSCCFASFTDSYKGSDGKTHYGVATAKGLWPSRNSNSVDLSAYKLRFGDFVHAFFSLIVFAVVSLLDTNSVRCFYPGFESSEKVLLQVLPPVIGVIACTVFCVFPNHRHGIGYPSSSSDSSQDSDKS; encoded by the coding sequence ATGGGGGGTTCTACTAGCACTTCCTCCAATACAGTGTCATTGTtaacaaccaaaaagaaaactgtCAAAGACAAAACATTCACAGCAGCAGGCAACCTCATCAAGGTCCTCCCAACCGGCACCGTCTTCTTGTTCCAGTTCCTCAACCCTGTCTTGTCCAACACTGGCCACTGCGCCACCGTCAACAAATTCCTAAGCGCCATTCTCATCGCCATTTCAGGTTTCTCTTGCTGTTTTGCTTCCTTCACTGATAGTTACAAGGGCAGTGATGGAAAAACCCACTATGGGGTTGCAACAGCTAAGGGTCTTTGGCCCTCAAGAAATTCCAACTCCGTGGACTTGTCTGCTTACAAGCTTAGGTTTGGGGACTTTGTGCATGCCTTCTTTTCCTTGATTGTGTTTGCAGTTGTATCACTTTTGGACACCAACAGTGTCAGGTGCTTCTATCCAGGGTTTGAGTCCAGTGAGAAGGTTTTGCTGCAGGTGTTGCCTCCTGTCATCGGTGTAATTGCCTGTACTGTTTTCTGCGTGTTCCCTAATCATCGCCATGGAATCGGATACCCCTCCTCAAGTTCTGATTCTTCACAAGACTCAGACAAATCCTGA
- the LOC109946659 gene encoding uncharacterized protein LOC109946659 gives MVEPRDNQTVPIKVRGKNVDLSPSIISDVLNLPGEDTGEWNRYLGRDFNLQDAAERLFYADPTAFASQTKKTVLTQGKLTPYFAILWSFVRHNIYPSGQRSEIPIIGVKILKILHEGTFPLPVGDIIFERLKDCARKKHIIYYPCLVSMICTDSGVRVRSNDIIAKPMGLRVFLSGAMLPDQLQCCTLCLHRSRIRRHHPCHSHLFPVSTLPHGTPVSEPFGTCK, from the coding sequence ATGGTGGAGCCTAGAGACAACCAAACTGTGCCCATTAAGGTTCGAGGCAAAAATGTTGACCTTTCCCCTTCCATCATCTCTGATGTTCTTAACTTGCCTGGGGAGGATACTGGTGAATGGAACCGCTATTTGGGTAGAGATTTTAATTTGCAAGACGCAGCTGAAAGGCTTTTCTATGCTGACCCTACTGCCTTTGCATCTCAAACCAAAAAGACTGTCCTCACTCAGGGTAAGTTGACACCCTACTTTGCCATTTTGTGGAGCTTTGTGCGCCACAACATCTACCCATCGGGCCAAAGGTCAGAAATTCCCATTATAGGGGTCAAAATCCTTAAAATTTTGCATGAGGGAACTTTTCCCCTACCCGTAGGGGACATTATTTTTGAACGTTTAAAGGATTGTGCACGAAAGAAACATATTATCTATTATCCTTGCCTTGTAAGCATGATTTGCACAGACTCTGGTGTTCGGGTTCGCTCCAATGATATAATTGCTAAGCCCATGGGTCTAAGAGTATTTCTCAGCGGCGCGATGCTACCAGACCAGCTCCAGTGCTGCACTCTATGCCTCCACCGCAGCCGCATACGCCGACATCATCCCTGCCATTCCCACCTGTTCCCAGTGTCGACACTTCCGCATGGGACCCCAGTCTCCGAGCCATTTGGGACATGCAAATGA